The Triticum aestivum cultivar Chinese Spring chromosome 7B, IWGSC CS RefSeq v2.1, whole genome shotgun sequence genome window below encodes:
- the LOC123162379 gene encoding E3 ubiquitin-protein ligase RING1-like, which yields MSPDLPKPPCKGSDDDECPSPPSSHGSRHLVTPLVVTAFVLVFLALASLSIYCFIRRRRRRRRQQSLLAAAGAANPGAQGDGPAPEMAGAATATDVEAGAPDPEDEEVVHHAWHIRTVGLDEKAIESIALTRYRVGAGTLGGAADCSVCLGEFLDGELLRLLPKCGHAFHVPCIGTWLRAHVNCPLCRAEVVVLDSAATGGSDPPADDAQQVSETLSHELPGLAQRQNEQQELRVQIDRCSRSRSPDPPRRRMQSLRRVASMDSSVVSAGAGLVPEDKRSSTENEGNGEAPSGSGRLRYLSGGGRRSLLSGHRRTSSSMLPS from the coding sequence ATGTCGCCGGACCTGCCGAAACCGCCATGCAAAGGCAGCGACGACGACGAGTGCCCCTCTCCTCCATCCTCCCATGGCAGCCGGCACCTGGTCACCCCGCTCGTGGTCACCGcgttcgtcctcgtcttcctcgCTCTCGCGTCCCTCTCCATCTACTGCTTCATCCGTCGCAGGAGGCGCCGGCGCCGGCAGCAGTCCCTTCTCGCCGCCGCCGGGGCTGCCAACCCCGGCGCCCAGGGCGACGGCCCCGCCCCCGAGATGGCTGGCGCCGCGACCGCGACCGACGTCGAAGCGGGCGCCCCAGACCCAGAGGATGAAGAAGTTGTGCACCACGCGTGGCACATCCGCACCGTGGGGCTGGACGAGAAGGCGATCGAGTCCATCGCGCTCACGCGGTACCGGGTCGGCGCGGGGACGCTGGGCGGCGCCGCCGACTGCTCCGTCTGCCTCGGCGAGTTCCTGGACGGCGAGCTCCTCCGGCTGCTTCCCAAGTGCGGCCACGCGTTCCACGTCCCCTGCATCGGCACCTGGCTCCGCGCCCACGTCAACTGCCCGCTCTGCCGCGCCGAGGTCGTCGTCTTGGACTCGGCGGCCACCGGCGGTTCAGATCCACCTGCCGACGACGCTCAACAAGTCTCTGAAACATTGAGTCACGAGCTGCCGGGTCTGGCTCAACGGCAGAACGAGCAGCAAGAGCTGCGCGTACAGATCGATCGGTGCAGCCGGTCGAGGTCGCCGGATCCACCGCGCAGGAGGATGCAGAGTCTTCGCCGCGTAGCTTCCATGGACTCGTCGGTGGTGTCCGCCGGGGCTGGGCTGGTTCCGGAAGACAAGCGGAGCAGTACAGAAAACGAGGGGAACGGCGAGGCGCCATCGGGCTCTGGACGTTTGCGGTATTTGTCCGGCGGTGGTCGGCGGTCTCTCCTCTCGGGACATCGCCGCACGAGCAGCTCCATGCTTCCGTCTTGA